The following coding sequences are from one Clostridioides difficile ATCC 9689 = DSM 1296 window:
- a CDS encoding SIS domain-containing protein — translation MKFKYIDEIRRLIDIIENEEKVNMEKAVQILVEAIESKNAIFSFGASHAGILTEELFYRAGGCVLINPVFAKSLMLDTAPITHTSKMERLEGYGTALADKTPIKKGDVVIVHSVSGRNPVSIEFAMKAKENKAIVICITNLSYSKSVSSRHSSGKKLYEVCDLVIDNHGQKGDACVEIDGLNQKVSPTSTVIATTVMNSIIAQATQELVNKGLKNPPIFYSANIDGGDELNKKIFDEYKSVIHYEY, via the coding sequence ATGAAATTTAAATACATAGATGAGATAAGAAGATTAATTGATATAATAGAAAACGAAGAAAAAGTCAATATGGAAAAAGCAGTACAAATCCTTGTTGAAGCAATAGAAAGTAAAAATGCTATATTTTCATTTGGAGCTTCACATGCAGGAATATTAACAGAAGAATTATTCTATAGAGCAGGTGGCTGTGTTCTTATAAATCCAGTATTTGCAAAATCTCTAATGTTAGATACAGCACCTATAACTCACACAAGTAAGATGGAAAGATTAGAAGGATATGGTACAGCTCTAGCTGATAAAACTCCAATTAAAAAAGGAGATGTAGTTATAGTTCATTCAGTATCTGGTAGAAATCCAGTAAGTATAGAGTTTGCTATGAAAGCTAAGGAAAATAAGGCAATAGTAATATGTATAACTAATTTAAGTTACTCAAAAAGTGTATCTTCAAGACATTCTTCAGGAAAAAAACTTTATGAAGTATGCGATTTAGTGATAGATAATCATGGTCAAAAGGGAGATGCCTGTGTAGAGATAGATGGATTAAACCAAAAAGTTAGTCCAACTTCTACTGTAATAGCAACTACTGTGATGAACTCTATTATAGCTCAAGCTACTCAGGAATTAGTTAATAAAGGGCTAAAGAATCCTCCGATTTTCTATAGTGCCAATATTGATGGTGGAGATGAGTTAAATAAGAAGATTTTTGATGAATATAAAAGTGTAATTCATTATGAATATTAA
- a CDS encoding PTS sugar transporter subunit IIB, translated as MKILAVCGFGVGSSMVLKMTIQKALKQLGIECEVENTDINSARGADCDCIFTSQELLNELKGTCNVDVYPVKKYMDLAEVTEVVQTFLSDKNDKK; from the coding sequence ATGAAGATATTAGCAGTATGTGGTTTTGGTGTAGGTTCATCAATGGTATTAAAAATGACAATACAAAAGGCTCTAAAGCAGTTAGGTATAGAATGTGAAGTAGAAAATACAGATATAAATTCAGCTAGAGGTGCTGATTGTGACTGTATATTCACAAGTCAAGAATTGTTAAATGAATTAAAAGGAACTTGTAATGTAGATGTATATCCAGTTAAAAAGTACATGGATTTAGCAGAAGTCACAGAAGTTGTTCAAACTTTTTTAAGTGATAAAAATGATAAGAAATAG
- a CDS encoding BglG family transcription antiterminator gives MKERAKKILDFIIKNNNVTSQELQEKFNVSKRTIYYDILAINKQLGKSGNIKNVKHKFIFEGNLCDARKIISTEEDKFLDSDYRKTFILNKILLGEKISIEKLTNEMLLSKNTVVQTITDVKKYLQTMGLRLEYKGKYKIIGDEYVIRELFLIIVQENVLEINSISEEVSSFDTKGHIKLTDYSLLNLTKFVEFLNKRIRDGKTLYSYKYLNEAKKISYFSNCKELLCEEANENEQAYICTYISSLPSLNSEVKEDVVEEYVDKLIDKFEVNTAIKLESKHEFKKNILRHLHSSYNRIRFKFPIRNPMLDETKYKHESLYKIIKSIIENEEEFPVFEGIREEEIGFIAAYFGGYLRGSRDNGLRRNKVLLVCPNGLMVSKSLEIQLYKYIPTIEIVGIVSIKQLKEVNVYYDYIITTIDIQNVNNVIVVNPLLTSSDVQLLMNKLISVKENEKYFNLELIIQAIRKNGVINNEEALKADLLNIIHKIDEGEMYQPMLKELINAERVNIIKNVRDWKEAIKIASKPLLEDNSIEELYIENMIKSVEKYGPYIVLADRFALPHASSKEGVNKLAMSLLIVEDEVDLLGKPVNIFMVLAAVDNTTHIRALASLSEMMYEEENVKLIINGDKSSILELINKQN, from the coding sequence ATGAAGGAAAGGGCTAAAAAAATATTAGATTTTATTATTAAAAATAACAATGTAACATCACAAGAACTACAAGAAAAGTTTAATGTTTCAAAGAGAACTATTTATTACGATATTCTAGCTATAAATAAACAACTAGGAAAAAGTGGTAATATAAAAAATGTAAAACACAAATTTATATTTGAAGGTAATTTATGTGATGCAAGGAAAATAATTTCAACTGAAGAAGATAAATTTTTAGATAGTGATTACAGAAAAACTTTTATATTAAACAAGATATTACTTGGCGAAAAAATATCAATAGAAAAACTAACAAATGAAATGTTACTTTCAAAAAACACAGTAGTACAAACAATAACTGATGTAAAAAAATACCTTCAAACAATGGGATTAAGATTAGAGTATAAGGGAAAGTACAAAATTATAGGTGATGAATACGTTATTAGAGAGCTGTTTCTGATAATTGTTCAAGAAAACGTACTGGAAATTAATTCTATAAGTGAGGAAGTAAGTAGTTTCGATACAAAAGGACATATAAAACTTACTGATTATTCTTTATTAAATCTAACTAAGTTTGTGGAATTTCTAAATAAAAGGATAAGAGATGGGAAAACATTATACTCATATAAATATCTAAATGAAGCTAAAAAAATTAGTTACTTTAGTAATTGTAAAGAACTTTTATGTGAAGAAGCTAATGAAAATGAACAAGCCTATATATGCACTTACATAAGCTCACTTCCCAGCTTAAATAGTGAAGTTAAGGAAGATGTTGTTGAAGAATATGTAGATAAACTTATAGATAAGTTTGAAGTAAATACAGCAATAAAATTAGAAAGTAAGCATGAGTTTAAGAAAAATATTTTAAGGCACCTCCACTCTTCTTACAACAGAATACGATTTAAGTTTCCTATTAGAAATCCAATGTTAGATGAGACTAAGTATAAACATGAGTCACTTTATAAAATTATAAAATCAATTATAGAGAATGAAGAAGAGTTTCCTGTATTTGAGGGGATAAGAGAAGAAGAAATAGGATTTATAGCAGCGTATTTTGGAGGATATTTAAGAGGGTCTAGGGATAATGGTCTAAGAAGAAATAAAGTCTTACTAGTTTGTCCTAATGGTCTTATGGTATCAAAGAGTTTGGAAATACAACTATATAAATACATACCAACCATAGAAATAGTAGGTATAGTATCCATTAAGCAACTAAAAGAAGTAAATGTATACTACGATTACATAATTACAACTATAGATATACAAAATGTAAACAACGTAATTGTTGTAAATCCTCTTTTAACATCATCAGATGTTCAATTACTTATGAACAAACTAATAAGTGTAAAAGAAAACGAGAAGTATTTCAATCTTGAATTAATAATACAAGCTATAAGAAAAAATGGAGTTATCAATAATGAAGAAGCACTAAAAGCTGATTTATTAAACATAATACACAAGATAGATGAAGGAGAGATGTATCAACCAATGTTAAAGGAATTAATTAATGCAGAAAGGGTCAATATAATAAAAAATGTTAGAGATTGGAAAGAAGCAATAAAAATAGCCTCAAAGCCATTGTTAGAAGATAACTCTATAGAAGAGTTATATATAGAAAATATGATAAAGTCAGTTGAGAAATATGGACCATATATTGTTTTAGCTGATAGATTTGCTCTACCACATGCAAGTTCTAAAGAAGGAGTAAACAAGCTTGCTATGTCTTTACTAATAGTAGAAGATGAAGTTGATTTATTAGGAAAACCAGTAAATATATTTATGGTATTAGCTGCTGTAGATAACACTACTCACATTAGAGCATTAGCATCACTATCAGAGATGATGTACGAGGAAGAAAATGTAAAACTAATAATTAATGGTGATAAAAGTTCAATACTAGAACTTATAAATAAGCAAAATTAG
- the coaD gene encoding pantetheine-phosphate adenylyltransferase, with product MENKPRKAIFAGSFDPITNGHLDIICRASKLFDELQIGVLNNPNKKGLFSFDERVKLIEKSTSHLNNIKVVTFDGLLINYCQENGIGALVRGVRSGADVDYELQMAHMNRELNPDIETIILPSCTKYSFISSSLIKEVLLFDADIKNLVPKIVLEELKKKTSGGN from the coding sequence ATGGAAAATAAACCTAGAAAAGCTATATTTGCAGGAAGTTTTGACCCAATTACTAATGGACATTTAGATATTATTTGCAGGGCTTCGAAGTTATTTGACGAATTACAAATAGGAGTATTAAATAATCCTAATAAAAAGGGTCTATTTAGCTTTGATGAAAGAGTAAAACTTATAGAAAAAAGTACAAGCCATTTAAATAATATAAAAGTTGTGACTTTTGATGGTTTATTAATAAATTACTGTCAGGAAAATGGGATTGGAGCATTAGTTAGAGGTGTGAGAAGTGGTGCTGATGTTGATTATGAACTTCAGATGGCACATATGAATAGAGAGCTTAATCCAGATATAGAGACTATAATTTTACCAAGTTGTACAAAATATTCATTTATAAGTTCATCTTTAATAAAAGAGGTTTTGCTCTTTGATGCTGATATAAAAAATTTGGTTCCAAAGATTGTTTTGGAAGAATTAAAGAAAAAAACTAGTGGGGGTAATTGA
- the rsmD gene encoding 16S rRNA (guanine(966)-N(2))-methyltransferase RsmD yields MRVISGKARGLKLNTPKNEDVRPTTDRVKESLFNMINSYIMESEVLDLFAGTGSLGIECLSRGAKSCTFVDISKESIDIVKSNIKKARVESESIILNLDFKTAIDKLKLQNSKFDIIFMDPPYYKNMFIEAIEKIDNSNLLNEDGIIVVEHDTNDLFPDKICKLEKTRDKKYGNTTLTFYKMEA; encoded by the coding sequence TTGAGAGTAATTTCAGGAAAAGCGAGAGGATTAAAACTAAATACTCCAAAAAATGAAGATGTAAGGCCAACTACAGATAGAGTAAAAGAGTCTCTATTTAATATGATAAATTCATATATAATGGAAAGTGAAGTTCTGGATTTATTTGCTGGGACTGGTTCTTTAGGAATAGAGTGCTTATCTAGGGGTGCCAAGTCATGTACTTTTGTAGATATCAGTAAGGAAAGCATAGATATTGTTAAGTCCAATATAAAAAAGGCAAGAGTTGAAAGTGAAAGTATTATTTTAAACCTTGATTTTAAGACTGCAATAGATAAACTTAAATTACAAAATAGTAAATTTGACATAATTTTTATGGACCCTCCGTATTATAAAAATATGTTTATAGAAGCTATTGAAAAAATTGATAATTCTAATCTATTGAACGAAGATGGAATAATAGTTGTAGAACATGATACGAATGATTTATTTCCAGATAAGATATGTAAATTGGAGAAAACTAGAGATAAGAAATATGGAAATACTACATTAACTTTTTATAAGATGGAGGCATAA
- the recG gene encoding ATP-dependent DNA helicase RecG, giving the protein MDLYKDVQYVKGIGPKKADKLNKLGIFTLKDLLYYFPRQFEDRNNLKKIAQLEDGEKVTIKAVISSINTFSPKEGMTLTKIDVKDETGSAKLVFFNKSYIKNTFRPGDSILVFGKVKKKFNNLELTSCELEYLTNSPKNTCRFMPVYQLTYGVTNKEIMSIIRTVLEDKELIIQEYMPQRIIEKYRLCSIDFAVRNIHSPSSKESLKIALYRIVFEELLILQLGLFVFKSGRNKEDGIKFETSKDLKKIISALPFKLTKAQNRALDEIIQDMNLEKIMNRLVQGDVGSGKTVVALLALANCVLNGYQGALMAPTEILAGQHYISLTESLKDFGINVGLLIGSLTKKQKDTVLEQIKNNEIDILIGTHALIEDKVEFNNIGLVITDEQHRFGVMQRSKLSLKGANPDILVMTATPIPRTLALILYGDLDISIIDELPPGRQPIETIAIEKSKRDRAYNNLVRREVESGRQVYIVCPLVEESEAIEAKSAVELVEELRAEYFHDLRLGLLHGKMKSSEKDEVMRLFKNKEIDILVSTTVIEVGVNVPNATLMIIENAERFGLAQLHQLRGRVGRGSHKSYCVLIYDSKTDVCRQRMAIMEETNDGFKISEKDLEIRGPGEFFGTRQHGLPELKVANLFKHIKILKLAQQEARYILGEDNNLQLKENMALKKEIIDKFKDTLKEISLN; this is encoded by the coding sequence TTGGATTTATATAAAGATGTTCAATATGTTAAGGGAATAGGACCTAAAAAAGCAGATAAATTAAATAAACTGGGTATATTTACACTAAAAGACCTATTGTATTATTTTCCAAGACAATTTGAAGATAGAAATAATCTAAAGAAAATAGCACAATTAGAAGATGGTGAGAAAGTTACGATAAAAGCAGTAATATCAAGTATAAATACATTTAGCCCAAAAGAAGGTATGACTTTAACAAAGATTGATGTAAAAGATGAGACAGGCTCGGCTAAATTAGTGTTTTTTAATAAGAGTTATATAAAAAATACTTTTCGTCCAGGAGATTCAATATTAGTTTTTGGGAAGGTTAAGAAAAAATTTAATAACTTAGAACTTACATCATGTGAATTAGAATATCTTACTAATTCACCTAAGAATACATGTAGATTTATGCCTGTGTACCAGCTTACATACGGTGTTACAAATAAAGAAATTATGAGTATAATTAGAACAGTACTTGAAGATAAAGAATTAATTATACAAGAATATATGCCACAAAGAATTATAGAAAAATATAGGCTATGTAGTATAGATTTTGCAGTTAGAAACATACATTCACCAAGTAGTAAGGAATCATTAAAAATAGCTTTATATAGAATTGTATTTGAAGAATTACTTATACTACAACTAGGGTTGTTTGTATTTAAAAGTGGCAGAAATAAAGAAGATGGAATAAAGTTTGAAACAAGTAAAGACTTAAAAAAAATAATAAGTGCTTTACCATTTAAACTGACTAAAGCTCAAAACAGGGCATTAGATGAAATTATACAAGATATGAATTTAGAGAAAATAATGAATAGATTGGTACAAGGTGATGTAGGGAGTGGTAAAACAGTAGTAGCTCTCTTAGCACTTGCAAATTGTGTTTTAAATGGTTATCAGGGCGCTTTGATGGCACCTACAGAGATATTAGCAGGGCAACATTATATTTCACTTACTGAGTCTCTAAAAGATTTTGGAATAAATGTAGGTCTATTAATAGGTAGTCTTACAAAAAAACAAAAGGATACAGTATTGGAACAAATAAAGAATAATGAGATTGATATATTAATAGGTACACATGCACTAATTGAAGATAAGGTTGAATTTAATAATATTGGTTTAGTTATAACAGATGAACAACATAGATTTGGTGTTATGCAAAGGAGCAAACTTTCATTGAAAGGAGCAAATCCTGATATATTAGTAATGACAGCAACACCAATACCAAGAACTTTAGCACTTATACTCTATGGAGATTTAGATATTTCTATTATAGATGAACTTCCTCCAGGAAGACAGCCAATAGAAACAATTGCTATTGAAAAAAGTAAGCGAGATAGAGCATATAATAACCTTGTAAGAAGAGAGGTTGAATCAGGAAGACAAGTGTACATTGTATGTCCCTTGGTAGAAGAAAGTGAAGCCATAGAAGCCAAATCAGCAGTTGAACTTGTTGAGGAGTTAAGAGCAGAATATTTTCACGACTTAAGGCTTGGGTTGCTTCATGGTAAAATGAAGTCAAGTGAAAAAGATGAAGTAATGAGACTTTTTAAAAATAAAGAAATAGATATTTTAGTTTCAACAACAGTAATAGAAGTTGGTGTCAATGTGCCAAATGCAACATTAATGATAATAGAAAATGCAGAAAGATTTGGACTTGCACAATTACATCAGCTTAGAGGGCGAGTTGGAAGAGGTAGTCATAAATCGTATTGTGTACTAATTTATGATTCTAAAACAGATGTATGTAGACAAAGAATGGCTATAATGGAAGAGACCAATGATGGTTTTAAGATTTCAGAGAAGGATTTAGAAATAAGAGGACCTGGGGAATTTTTTGGGACAAGGCAGCATGGTCTTCCAGAACTTAAGGTAGCAAACTTGTTTAAGCATATAAAAATACTGAAGTTAGCACAGCAAGAAGCTCGATATATATTGGGTGAAGATAATAATCTACAATTAAAAGAAAACATGGCACTCAAAAAAGAAATTATAGATAAATTTAAAGATACATTGAAAGAAATTTCATTAAATTAA
- a CDS encoding DAK2 domain-containing protein produces MIQYIDGKRLREMFISGANNLQNNKELVDKLNVFPVPDGDTGTNMSLTISYALKELAKVENDNISDIGKALSKGSLMGARGNSGVILSQIIRGIAKSIEGKSKLSTEDLAKAFKNGSDTAYKAVIKPIEGTILTVVRESGEFAIKTAKKEKDVVKFLSMLVKESNSSLERTPDLLKNLKEAGVVDSGGKGLVLIYEGMLASIKGDNIEIKNVDLDTNISTSMDFTKSTTSTDDIKYCYCTEFILESSKVEDTKIRDIMMAYGDSLAVVGDDGVIKVHVHTNDPGNVLQEALKYGQLLTIKIENMKLQHENTLLDVEEKKENDSEPLEEEKEFGFIATSMGEGLANIFKDFGVDHIIEGGQTMNPSTEDFMNAIKHINAKNIFIFPNNSNIIMAANQAKELSDKNIIVIPTKNTPQGFAALVTFNGELSEDENKEAMMNALNSVKSGQVTFAVRDTVMNEIDVKEGNIIGIAEGNLLSAGDYVDEVTSNLIEKLVDEDTAIITLFFGEDVTESQANELRTSLEEKFEDVDVELYYGGQPLYYYLISVE; encoded by the coding sequence ATGATTCAATATATAGATGGTAAAAGGTTAAGGGAGATGTTTATTTCAGGTGCAAACAATCTCCAAAACAATAAAGAGTTAGTTGACAAGTTAAATGTATTCCCTGTACCAGATGGAGATACAGGAACTAATATGTCATTAACAATATCTTATGCCTTAAAAGAATTAGCAAAAGTTGAAAATGATAATATATCAGATATCGGAAAAGCATTATCTAAAGGTTCTTTAATGGGAGCTAGAGGAAACTCAGGAGTTATACTTTCACAAATAATCAGAGGTATAGCTAAATCTATAGAAGGAAAAAGTAAATTATCAACAGAAGATTTAGCAAAAGCTTTTAAAAATGGTTCAGACACAGCATATAAAGCTGTAATAAAACCAATTGAAGGAACTATACTTACTGTAGTTAGAGAAAGTGGAGAGTTTGCAATAAAAACTGCGAAAAAAGAGAAAGATGTAGTAAAGTTTTTAAGTATGCTTGTGAAGGAATCAAATTCTTCATTAGAAAGAACTCCAGACCTTCTAAAGAATCTAAAAGAAGCTGGTGTGGTTGACTCTGGTGGAAAGGGTCTTGTACTTATATATGAAGGAATGTTAGCTTCTATAAAAGGCGATAACATAGAAATAAAAAATGTTGACCTAGATACTAATATTTCAACAAGTATGGATTTTACAAAGAGTACTACTAGCACAGATGATATAAAATATTGCTATTGTACAGAATTTATTTTAGAAAGTTCTAAGGTAGAAGATACTAAAATAAGAGACATAATGATGGCTTATGGTGATAGCCTAGCAGTAGTTGGAGATGATGGAGTCATAAAGGTACATGTACACACTAATGACCCAGGAAATGTACTTCAAGAAGCTCTAAAGTACGGTCAATTATTAACTATAAAAATAGAAAATATGAAGTTACAACATGAAAATACATTACTGGATGTAGAAGAAAAGAAAGAAAATGATAGTGAACCTTTAGAAGAAGAAAAAGAGTTTGGGTTTATAGCTACTTCTATGGGTGAAGGTTTGGCAAATATATTTAAAGATTTCGGAGTTGACCATATAATAGAAGGTGGTCAAACTATGAATCCAAGTACTGAAGATTTTATGAATGCTATAAAGCATATAAATGCTAAAAATATATTTATTTTCCCAAATAACAGCAATATAATAATGGCTGCTAATCAGGCAAAAGAATTGAGTGATAAAAATATAATAGTTATACCTACAAAAAATACGCCTCAAGGATTTGCTGCATTAGTAACTTTTAATGGAGAATTAAGTGAAGATGAAAATAAAGAAGCTATGATGAATGCTTTAAACTCAGTTAAATCAGGTCAAGTAACTTTTGCTGTTAGGGATACAGTGATGAACGAAATTGATGTTAAAGAAGGTAATATAATTGGAATTGCAGAAGGGAATTTATTATCAGCAGGAGATTATGTGGATGAAGTAACATCAAACCTTATTGAAAAGTTGGTTGATGAAGATACTGCTATAATAACATTATTCTTTGGTGAAGATGTTACAGAATCTCAAGCAAATGAACTACGTACTTCTTTAGAAGAAAAGTTTGAAGATGTAGATGTAGAGTTATATTATGGAGGACAACCTCTTTATTATTACTTAATTTCAGTTGAATAA
- a CDS encoding Asp23/Gls24 family envelope stress response protein, which yields MSAKVTNQYGNIEIDNQVIAQVVYRAAMESYGLVGLAYKSKGIVELLKGENATKGVRVEEVEEDAIAIELYVIIQYGTNISTVANNIIDRVKYVVEKMTGVRVTRIDINVQGIRVK from the coding sequence ATGAGTGCAAAGGTAACGAATCAATATGGAAATATAGAAATAGATAATCAAGTAATAGCTCAAGTCGTATATAGAGCTGCAATGGAAAGTTATGGCTTAGTAGGTTTAGCATATAAGTCTAAAGGAATAGTAGAGCTATTAAAAGGCGAGAACGCAACTAAAGGTGTAAGAGTTGAGGAAGTAGAAGAAGATGCCATAGCAATCGAACTTTATGTTATAATACAATATGGTACAAATATATCTACTGTTGCCAATAATATAATAGATAGAGTAAAATATGTAGTTGAAAAAATGACTGGCGTAAGAGTTACTAGAATTGATATTAATGTACAAGGAATAAGAGTTAAGTAA
- the rpmB gene encoding 50S ribosomal protein L28, with amino-acid sequence MAKVCSVCGKGKVSGNQVSHSNKHNKRTWSANLRSVRAIIDGAPKRVKVCTRCLRSGKIERA; translated from the coding sequence ATGGCAAAAGTATGTAGCGTATGTGGTAAAGGTAAGGTTTCTGGAAACCAAGTATCACACTCAAATAAACATAATAAAAGAACATGGTCAGCTAACTTAAGAAGCGTAAGAGCGATTATAGATGGAGCTCCTAAGAGAGTAAAAGTTTGTACTAGATGTTTACGTTCTGGTAAAATTGAAAGAGCTTAG
- a CDS encoding Rpn family recombination-promoting nuclease/putative transposase produces the protein MNLKRSNEKREEYRRMYSDKESFLSLIQNFTSVSIAKELTLKNIELETSFICEYKGKEVDIIYKVFSKSGKVSHYIVLEFQTEMDTEIVPRLKSYREQIWKSFIMKKSLEEIEDKNFKLPKVIPVVLYSGPERLSRKKGILDIVESISEFSNNSSMKN, from the coding sequence ATGAATTTAAAAAGAAGCAATGAAAAACGAGAAGAGTACAGAAGAATGTATTCAGATAAAGAAAGTTTTTTAAGTTTGATTCAAAATTTTACAAGTGTCTCAATAGCAAAAGAATTAACTCTTAAAAATATAGAGTTAGAAACATCTTTTATATGTGAATATAAAGGAAAAGAAGTTGATATAATTTATAAGGTATTTTCTAAAAGCGGCAAAGTATCACATTATATAGTGTTAGAATTTCAAACAGAAATGGATACTGAAATTGTCCCAAGATTGAAATCGTATAGAGAACAAATTTGGAAAAGTTTTATTATGAAAAAAAGCCTTGAAGAAATAGAAGATAAAAATTTTAAACTTCCTAAAGTTATACCAGTTGTTTTATATAGTGGACCTGAAAGGTTAAGTAGAAAAAAAGGAATTTTGGATATTGTAGAATCTATATCGGAGTTCAGTAATAATTCTAGTATGAAAAATTAA
- a CDS encoding MerR family transcriptional regulator: MEYTVQKLSKLAGISTRTLRYYDEIGLLKPLKINSSGYRIYGQNEVNKLQQILFYRELGINLENIKNIINSPNFDSLSALKEHHNKLLAKRKQIDLLIENVTKTIALKEGKYTMTDIEKFEGFKEKMIDENEKNYGTEIREKYGKDIIDTSNKKLKNMSKQDYENWQNLNIEIISKLKKAFKTGDASSELAQEVAKLHHKWLSYTWNTYSKEAHSSLAQMYVYDERFTSYYDREQPGLAKFLRDAIVIYTRDK, from the coding sequence ATGGAATATACAGTTCAAAAATTAAGTAAACTAGCTGGTATAAGTACTAGAACACTTAGATATTATGATGAAATAGGTCTTCTTAAACCACTTAAAATAAATTCTTCAGGTTATCGTATATATGGTCAAAATGAAGTTAATAAACTTCAACAAATACTTTTTTATAGAGAATTAGGAATTAACTTAGAAAATATAAAAAACATTATAAATTCACCAAACTTCGATAGTTTAAGTGCGTTAAAAGAACACCATAATAAATTACTAGCCAAAAGAAAGCAAATTGATTTACTAATAGAAAATGTAACTAAAACTATAGCTCTGAAGGAGGGAAAATACACTATGACAGATATAGAAAAATTTGAAGGTTTTAAAGAAAAGATGATTGATGAAAATGAAAAAAATTATGGAACTGAAATTAGAGAGAAATATGGTAAAGATATTATAGATACATCAAACAAAAAACTTAAAAATATGTCTAAGCAAGATTATGAAAATTGGCAAAACCTAAATATCGAAATAATTAGTAAACTTAAAAAAGCTTTTAAAACTGGTGATGCCTCTAGTGAACTGGCTCAGGAAGTTGCAAAATTACATCATAAATGGTTGAGTTACACTTGGAACACATACTCTAAAGAAGCTCATTCCTCTCTAGCACAGATGTATGTATATGATGAACGTTTTACATCATATTATGATAGAGAACAACCTGGATTAGCTAAGTTTTTAAGGGATGCTATAGTAATATATACAAGAGATAAATAA